Proteins encoded by one window of Vitis riparia cultivar Riparia Gloire de Montpellier isolate 1030 chromosome 11, EGFV_Vit.rip_1.0, whole genome shotgun sequence:
- the LOC117925333 gene encoding receptor kinase-like protein Xa21 — protein sequence MPSIREISTGLEVVIGLVGFDGKLYEIIKIIIVGMGLVFGMAIAQVTKLLKRKFKPASNYQLSNNMLMKKHFYKISLMGMLMVHSFMVSLAISSSNVTDISALLAFKSEIVGSNWTETENFCNWVGVTCSHRRQRVTGHLRRLEVLILEGNLLEGAIPASIHHCQKLKVISLSKNGFVGVIPKELSFLSSLRHLFLGRNNLTGTIPPSLVNNSKLEWLGLEQNYLQGSIPNEIGNLQNLQQLSLSQNGLTGLIPPSIFNISSLRGVSLSFNFLSGTLPSSLGLWLPNLEELDLGGNQLSGNIPLCLSNSSYLKKLRLSSNQFSGPVLKSLGHLEHLVELDLARNQLTSQSGSLELSFLTALTGCKSLEKLSISNNPLKGLLPESVGNLSSSLQMFIASSCQIKGPIPKGIGSLKILNRLELSNNHLNGTIPSTVKGMKSLQRLHIGGNRLEENIPNEICLLTNLGEMELQNNNLSGSIPSCIGNLIHLQIMDLSSNSLSSSIPSSLWSLENILFMNLSCNSLHGSLNANMGAFNLKMLESIDLSWNRISGNIPTIFGDFESLSSLNLSRNSFEGPIPESLGELITLDFMDLSHNNLSGAIPKSLEALSHLQYLNLSVNNLSGEIPSRGPFENFTATSFLENGALCGQAIFQVPPCRSHGPRNSKSASLLKYILPTLASAAILVAAILVALIRMMMKNRRCNARTCEDLVREVDQIISYEGLCQATDDFSEANIIGVGGFGSVFKGILNDKFTVAIKVLNLQLEGALAHFNAEFVALRNVRHTNLVKLICSCSETELGALVLPYMPNGSLEKWLYSENYCLNLFQRVSIMVDVASALEYLHHGLPDPVVHCDLNPSNVLLDNDMVAHVGDFGIAKILTHKRPATRSITLGTLGYVAPEHGMRGRVSTRTDVYSYGIMLLGMLTGKKPTDDMFSGELTLRQWVTSSISNKIMEVIDRKLSKTEDGGHAIATNCNLLAIFKLGLECSRELPQERIDIKEVVIKLGQIKWQMTNGN from the exons AGGAAATTCAAGCCTGCCTCTAATTATCAGCTCTCAAACAACATGTTGATGAAGAAGCACTTTTACAAGATCTCCCTTATGGGAATGCTGATGGTGCATTCATTTATGGTCAGCCTGGCTATTTCTTCCTCGAACGTCACTGATATATCTGCTCTACTTGCCTTTAAATCTGAGATTGTGGGAAGTAACTGGACTGAAACTGAAAACTTCTGTAACTGGGTTGGAGTAACTTGCAGCCATAGAAGACAGCGAGTAACAG GTCATTTGCGTCGCTTGGAAGTGCTCATATTAGAAGGGAACCTGTTGGAAGGAGCGATCCCTGCAAGTATACATCACTGCCAAAAGCTTAAAGTCATCTCTCTTTCAAAGAATGGATTTGTTGGAGTCATACCAAAAGAGTTAAGCTTCTTATCTTCACTACGTCACCTATTCCTTGGACGAAACAATCTTACAGGTACCATTCCACCTTCCTTGGTCAACAACTCAAAGTTAGAATGGCTTGGTTTAGAACAAAACTACCTTCAAGGAAGCATTCCAAATGAGATAGGGAATCTTCAAAATTTGCAGCAACTTAGCTTGTCTCAAAATGGCCTTACTGGTTTGATACCCCCCTCAATTTTCAATATCTCCTCTCTACGAGGAGTGTCCTTGTCATTCAATTTCCTTTCAGGAACTCTTCCATCGAGCCTTGGGCTTTGGCTTCCAAATCTTGAAGAACTTGACCTAGGAGGTAATCAGCTTAGTGGAAATATCCCTTTGTGTCTGTCAAATTCTTCTTACCTCAAAAAATTACGTTTAAGTTCCAACCAATTCTCGGGACCAGTCCTCAAAAGTCTAGGCCACTTGGAACACCTGGTAGAGCTTGATCTGGCAAGAAATCAACTAACAAGTCAATCAGGAAGTCTTGAACTTAGCTTTCTTACAGCTTTGACAGGATGCAAATCCCTGGAAAAGTTGTCTATAAGCAATAATCCATTGAAAGGCCTACTACCAGAATCTGTTGGAAATTTGTCAAGTTCCCTTCAAATGTTTATTGCTTCTTCATGCCAAATAAAGGGTCCAATTCCAAAGGGTATTGgttcattgaaaattttgaataggCTTGAATTGAGCAACAACCACCTGAACGGAACCATTCCATCAACAGTTAAGGGAATGAAAAGCCTGCAGAGGTTGCATATCGGTGGCAATCGACTTGAAGAAAACATTCCAAATGAGATTTGCCTTCTAACTAACTTGGGGGAAATGGAACTTCAAAACAATAACCTGTCAGGATCAATTCCAAGTTGCATAGGAAATCTAATTCATTTACAGATCATGGACCTGAGTTCCAATTCACTATCCTCATCAATTCCATCCAGCTTATGGAGCCTTGAAAATATCTTGTTCATGAATTTGTCATGTAATTCACTGCATGGAAGCCTCAATGCCAACATGGGAgcttttaatttgaaaatgctgGAAAGCATTGACTTATCTTGGAACCGAATCTCAGGTAACATTCCAACCATTTTTGGTGACTTTGAAAGCTTAAGTTCTCTTAACCTCTCAAGGAACTCATTCGAGGGACCTATTCCTGAATCACTTGGTGAATTGATAACATTGGATTTTATGGACCTCTCCCACAACAATCTATCTGGTGCAATACCCAAATCTTTGGAGGCTCTTTCACATCTCCAATACTTGAACTTGTCTGTCAATAACCTATCAGGGGAAATTCCAAGCAGAGGGCCTTTTGAAAACTTCACGGCAACATCTTTTCTGGAGAATGGAGCGCTTTGTGGGCAAGCAATTTTTCAAGTTCCGCCTTGTAGAAGTCATGGGCCCCGGAATTCAAAATCTGCATCTCTCTTGAAATATATTCTTCCAACTTTGGCATCGGCGGCAATCCTTGTAGCGGCAATCCTTGTAGCTCTCATTCGAATGATGATGAAGAACCGAAGGTGTAATGCAAGAACATGTGAAGATCTGGTACGTGAAGTGGATCAGATAATTTCATATGAAGGGCTTTGTCAAGCTACAGATGATTTCTCAGAAGCCAACATTATTGGAGTGGGAGGTTTTGGTTCTGTATTCAAAGGAATACTTAATGACAAGTTCACGGTTGCCATTAAAGTTCTAAATTTGCAACTTGAGGGAGCTCTTGCCCACTTTAATGCGGAATTTGTGGCTCTCAGAAACGTTCGGCACACGAATCTTGTTAAGCTCATATGTTCATGCTCTGAAACTGAGCTTGGTGCTCTAGTTTTACCATATATGCCTAATGGAAGCCTGGAGAAGTGGTTGTATTCTGAAAACTACTGTTTGAATCTCTTCCAAAGAGTGAGCATCATGGTGGATGTTGCATCAGCCTTGGAATATTTGCATCATGGTTTACCAGACCCTGTGGTTCACTGTGATTTGAACCCCAGCAATGTCCTCTTAGACAATGACATGGTTGCACATGTGGGTGACTTTGGCATTGCAAAGATATTGACACATAAGAGGCCTGCCACACGAAGCATTACTCTAGGTACCCTTGGTTATGTTGCACCAG AGCATGGCATGAGAGGAAGGGTGTCAACAAGAACTGATGTTTACAGCTATGGGATAATGTTGTTGGGGATGCTTACAGGAAAGAAGCCCACTGATGATATGTTTTCCGGGGAACTAACTTTGAGGCAGTGGGTTACGTCTTCAATTTCTAACAAAATAATGGAAGTCATAGATCGTAAACTATCGAAGACCGAAGATGGAGGACATGCAATTGCCACAAATTGCAATCTTTTAGCCATTTTCAAGTTGGGGTTAGAGTGTAGTAGAGAGTTGCCGCAGGAGAGAATTGACATTAAAGAAGTTGTGATCAAGCTTGGCCAGATCAAATGGCAAATGACAAATGGAAACTAG
- the LOC117925331 gene encoding photosystem II CP43 reaction center protein, with amino-acid sequence FPWARRALVWSGEAYLSYSLGALAIFGFTACCFVWFNNTAYPSEFYGPTGPEASQAQAFTFLVRDQRLGANVGSAQGPTGLGKYLMRSPTGEVIFGGETMRFWDLRAPWLEPLRGPNGLDLSRLKKDIQPWQERRSAEYMTHAPLGSLNSVGGVATEINAVNYVSPRSWLATSHFVLGFFLFVGHLWHAGRARAAAAGFEKGIDRDFEPVLSMTPLN; translated from the coding sequence tttccgTGGGCTCGCCGTGCACTTGTATGGTCTGGAGAGGCTTACTTGTCTTATAGTTTAGGTGCTTTAGCTATCTTTGGTTTCACTGCTTGTTGCTTTGTCTGGTTCAATAATACTGCTTATCCTAGTGAGTTTTACGGGCCAACTGGACCCGAAGCGTCTCAAGCTCAAGCATTTACTTTTCTAGTTAGAGACCAGCGTCTTGGGGCTAACGTGGGATCCGCTCAAGGACCTACTGGTTTAGGTAAATATCTAATGCGTTCCCCGACTGGAGAAGTCATTTTTGGAGGAGAAACTATGCGTTTTTGGGATCTGCGTGCTCCCTGGTTAGAACCTCTAAGGGGTCCCAATGGTTTGGACTTGAGTAGGCTGAAAAAAGACATACAACCTTGGCAAGAACGGCGTTCCGCGGAATATATGACTCACGCTCCTTTAGGTTCTTTAAATTCCGTGGGTGGCGTAGCTACCGAGATCAATGCAGTCAATTATGTCTCTCCTAGAAGTTGGTTAGCTACTTCTCATTTTGTTCTAGGATTCTTCCTATTCGTAGGTCATTTGTGGCACGCGGGAAGGGCTCGTGCAGCTGCAGCAGGATTTGAAAAAGGAATTGATCGTGATTTTGAACCTGTTCTTTCTATGACCCCTCTTAACTGA
- the LOC117925555 gene encoding uncharacterized protein LOC117925555 isoform X1: MCNKGIARVSDSVDQKQHQAVYLMDSPSATPSSAPGSNDENPRVKFLCSFSGSILPRPQDGKLRYVGGETRIVSVPRDIGYEELMGKMKELFDMAAVLKYQQPDEDLDALVSVVNDDDVTNMMEEYDKLGSGDGFTRLRIFLFSHPDQDGGSSHFVDVDDTERRYVDALNNLNDASDFRKQQVGESPTMSAIDDIHLAEQFFNSISLEGGLHNQRNCEMPMSQFNLHHLTIPHMGSGQHQPVAQRYNEMESQWNPAYFSPRHHGHHDARPLAEYPSSPSSARFRMPFGELPDKCIDRVPEEYSRQPVNPQAPYDHQPQASDNVVWLPTGAISSEKAGFPGSMLHGPNVFEGNSICEHCRMTFHRHLEQPNMGNGLPPVANPCAECPPGRESFLLNTDAKMQHGIYPKEHNDPRSLYNETHNHERGWILQHQLNPRAEDARAQISGAGRLNDPYIVDGSGVNFPVAHGNLPDNHHVSSNYVHHEDPRYIRTGPELGNGVFHDQAVAAGPAINVPPLEERAVRYGNLPYPYGADNLYQVSHGHVPAHALWRNVQNPMHGAPSYEASTSTCQANGSVNPGPIRGTREGSPRFCVGLDNQNPWGESSQKILGFDGSALPDYSYGHATKLNPNTHGQEGQHPFAPGPVPSPSDMLKFAAPMEPLHFTNSSPTLMDDKFVASANLSYNPESRDDNNVNQTVIMEAKQAFREGKEEIHMEKVEDNDMPVTSLPEKNNNADKKCEVASLEPVNLPAEDNVFKPVVNDCAPLEEDAKLDVSNLSFLPELIASVKRAALESAEEVKAKVQENADAVHASSTKEASNELETANALGDLELDSDNDNVNTFKIEPTKAEEEALSRGLQTIKNDDLEEIRELGSGTYGSVYHGKWKGSDVAIKRIKASCFAGRPSERERLIADFWKEALILSSLHHPNVVSFYGIVRDGPGGSLATVTEFMVNGSLKQFLQKKDRTIDRRKRRIIAMDASFGMEYLHGKNIVHFDLKCENLLVNMRDPHRPVCKIGDLGLSKVKQHTLVSGGVRGTLPWMAPELLSGKTNMVTEKIDVYSFGIVMWELLTGDEPYADMHCASIIGGIVNNTLRPQIPRWCEPEWKYLMESCWASDPAERPSFSEISQKLRNMADAPITK, encoded by the exons ATGTGTAATAAAGGAATTGCACGCGTGAGCGACTCTGTTGATCAGAAACAGCACCAGGCTGTGTATTTGATGGATAGCCCTTCTGCGACTCCTAGTTCAGCCCCTGGGTCGAACGATGAGAACCCTCGTGTGAAGTTTTTGTGTAGTTTTTCTGGTAGTATATTGCCCAGGCCACAGGATGGGAAGCTGAGGTATGTGGGTGGGGAGACGAGAATTGTAAGCGTGCCCCGGGATATTGGTTATGAGGAGCTGATGGGGAAGATGAAGGAGCTTTTTGATATGGCGGCAGTTTTGAAATACCAGCAACCTGATGAGGATCTTGATGCTCTTGTCTCGGTTGTGAACGATGATGACGTGACCAATATGATGGAGGAATATGACAAGTTGGGTTCTGGGGATGGGTTCACTAGGCTTAGGATTTTTCTGTTTTCGCATCCCGACCAAGATGGTGGTTCTTCGCATTTTGTTGATGTTGATGATACTGAGAGGAGGTATGTGGATGCTTTGAATAATTTAAACGATGCTTCGGATTTTAGGAAGCAGCAGGTGGGTGAGTCGCCGACTATGAGTGCAATTGATGATATTCATTTGGCTGAACAGTTCTTTAACTCCATAAGTCTTGAGGGTGGTCTCCATAACCAGAGAAACTGTGAGATGCCTATGTCTCAGTTCAACTTGCATCACCTTACAATTCCTCATATGGGGTCGGGGCAACACCAACCTGTTGCTCAGAGGTATAATGAAATGGAGTCTCAGTGGAACCCTGCCTACTTTTCCCCTAGGCATCACGGACACCATGATGCAAGGCCGCTGGCAGAGTATCCATCTTCACCTTCATCTGCGAGGTTCCGCATGCCATTTGGGGAGTTACCAGATAAATGCATTGATAGAGTGCCTGAAGAATACAGTCGGCAGCCAGTGAATCCCCAAGCTCCATATGATCATCAACCACAAGCTTCAGATAATGTTGTATGGCTGCCAACAGGAGCTATATCCAGTGAGAAGGCAGGTTTTCCGGGTAGCATGCTTCATGGCCCCAATGTTTTTGAAGGGAATAGTATCTGTGAGCATTGCCGGATGACTTTCCATAGACATTTAGAGCAACCCAACATGGGGAATGGATTGCCTCCAGTTGCTAATCCATGTGCAGAGTGCCCCCCAGGTAGGGAGTCTTTTTTGTTGAATACAGATGCAAAAATGCAGCATGGAATATATCCAAAAGAGCACAATGATCCTCGATCTCTGTATAATGAAACTCATAATCATGAACGGGGATGGATTCTACAGCATCAGTTGAATCCTCGGGCTGAGGATGCAAGAGCTCAAATCTCTGGAGCTGGAAGGTTGAATGATCCGTACATTGTAGATGGTTCTGGCGTGAATTTTCCAGTTGCACATGGTAATTTGCCGGATAACCATCACGTGTCTTCAAATTATGTCCATCATGAAGACCCACGGTACATTCGAACTGGACCTGAGTTGGGGAATGGAGTATTCCATGACCAAGCTGTAGCTGCTGGCCCTGCTATCAATGTTCCTCCTCTGGAAGAGCGTGCTGTTCGCTATGGCAATTTGCCTTATCCTTATGGAGCTGATAATCTTTACCAAGTCTCACACGGACATGTACCTGCACATGCTTTATGGAGAAATGTTCAGAACCCAATGCATGGTGCTCCCTCTTATGAAGCATCCACTTCAACCTGTCAAGCAAATGGTTCAGTTAATCCAGGACCCATTAGGGGTACACGGGAGGGTAGTCCTAGGTTCTGTGTTGGGTTAGATAATCAAAATCCTTGGGGTGAATCATCACAGAAAATACTAGGTTTTGATGGCTCTGCTCTCCCTGATTATTCTTATGGCCATGCTACAAAATTGAACCCAAACACTCATGGTCAGGAAGGCCAACACCCATTTGCTCCAGGTCCTGTTCCATCCCCATCTGACATGTTAAAGTTTGCTGCTCCTATGGAACCATTGCATTTCACAAATTCATCTCCAACTTTAATGGATGATAAGTTTGTTGCTTCAGCCAATTTGAGTTACAATCCAGAATCAAGGGATGATAATAATGTAAATCAAACAGTTATAATGGAGGCTAAACAAGCTTTTAGAGAAGGAAAGGAAGAGATTCACATGGAGAAGGTTGAAGATAATGATATGCCAGTTACCTCCCTTCCAGAGAAAAACAATAATGCAGATAAGAAATGTGAGGTGGCATCTCTGGAGCCTGTCAACTTACCAGCTGAAGATAATGTTTTTAAACCTGTTGTCAACGATTGTGCTCCTCTTGAAGAAGATGCTAAACTGGATGTTAGCAATTTGTCTTTCTTACCAGAGTTGATTGCTTCTGTCAAAAGGGCTGCATTAGAAAGTGCTGAGGAGGTGAAAGCTAAAGTTCAAGAAAATGCTGATGCAGTGCATGCTTCATCAACTAAAGAGGCTTCAAACGAATTGGAGACAGCC AATGCCCTGGGGGATTTGGAGTTGGATTCTGACAATGATAATGTGAATACATTCAAGATTGAGCCAACAAAGGCTGAAGAAGAAGCTCTTTCAAGGGGATTACAG acaataaaaaatgatgatctGGAGGAGATTCGGGAATTAGGTTCTGGTACGTATGGATCTGTTTACCATGGAAAATGGAAGGGGTCTGATGTAGCAATAAAGAGAATCAAAGCCAGCTGCTTTGCTGGGAGACCATCTGAAAGAGAACGTTTG ATCGCGGATTTCTGGAAGGAGGCTTTGATATTGAGTTCATTACATCATCCAAATgtcgtttccttttatggtatAGTTCGTGATGGCCCTGGTGGCTCTTTAGCAACTGTGACAGAATTCATGGTTAATGGTTCTTTGAAACAATTTTTGCAGAAAAAGGACAG GACAATAGATCGTCGGAAGAGACGCATCATAGCTATGGATGCTTCATTTGGAATGGAGTATTTACATGGCAAGAATATTGTACATTTTGACTTAAAATGTGAGAATTTATTAGTAAATATGAGAGATCCACATCGACCTGTTTGCAAG ATTGGTGACTTGGGTTTATCAAAGGTTAAACAGCATACGTTAGTATCAGGAGGTGTTCGTGGAACACTTCCTTGGATGGCACCAGAGCTTCTTAGTGGGAAAACCAACATGGTAACAGAAAAG ATTGATGTATACTCATTTGGAATTGTGATGTGGGAATTGCTTACTGGGGACGAACCTTATGCAGATATGCATTGTGCTTCTATAATTG
- the LOC117925555 gene encoding uncharacterized protein LOC117925555 isoform X2 — protein sequence MCNKGIARVSDSVDQKQHQAVYLMDSPSATPSSAPGSNDENPRVKFLCSFSGSILPRPQDGKLRYVGGETRIVSVPRDIGYEELMGKMKELFDMAAVLKYQQPDEDLDALVSVVNDDDVTNMMEEYDKLGSGDGFTRLRIFLFSHPDQDGGSSHFVDVDDTERRYVDALNNLNDASDFRKQQVGESPTMSAIDDIHLAEQFFNSISLEGGLHNQRNCEMPMSQFNLHHLTIPHMGSGQHQPVAQRYNEMESQWNPAYFSPRHHGHHDARPLAEYPSSPSSARFRMPFGELPDKCIDRVPEEYSRQPVNPQAPYDHQPQASDNVVWLPTGAISSEKAGFPGSMLHGPNVFEGNSICEHCRMTFHRHLEQPNMGNGLPPVANPCAECPPGRESFLLNTDAKMQHGIYPKEHNDPRSLYNETHNHERGWILQHQLNPRAEDARAQISGAGRLNDPYIVDGSGVNFPVAHGNLPDNHHVSSNYVHHEDPRYIRTGPELGNGVFHDQAVAAGPAINVPPLEERAVRYGNLPYPYGADNLYQVSHGHVPAHALWRNVQNPMHGAPSYEASTSTCQANGSVNPGPIRGTREGSPRFCVGLDNQNPWGESSQKILGFDGSALPDYSYGHATKLNPNTHGQEGQHPFAPGPVPSPSDMLKFAAPMEPLHFTNSSPTLMDDKFVASANLSYNPESRDDNNVNQTVIMEAKQAFREGKEEIHMEKVEDNDMPVTSLPEKNNNADKKCEVASLEPVNLPAEDNVFKPVVNDCAPLEEDAKLDVSNLSFLPELIASVKRAALESAEEVKAKVQENADAVHASSTKEASNELETATIKNDDLEEIRELGSGTYGSVYHGKWKGSDVAIKRIKASCFAGRPSERERLIADFWKEALILSSLHHPNVVSFYGIVRDGPGGSLATVTEFMVNGSLKQFLQKKDRTIDRRKRRIIAMDASFGMEYLHGKNIVHFDLKCENLLVNMRDPHRPVCKIGDLGLSKVKQHTLVSGGVRGTLPWMAPELLSGKTNMVTEKIDVYSFGIVMWELLTGDEPYADMHCASIIGGIVNNTLRPQIPRWCEPEWKYLMESCWASDPAERPSFSEISQKLRNMADAPITK from the exons ATGTGTAATAAAGGAATTGCACGCGTGAGCGACTCTGTTGATCAGAAACAGCACCAGGCTGTGTATTTGATGGATAGCCCTTCTGCGACTCCTAGTTCAGCCCCTGGGTCGAACGATGAGAACCCTCGTGTGAAGTTTTTGTGTAGTTTTTCTGGTAGTATATTGCCCAGGCCACAGGATGGGAAGCTGAGGTATGTGGGTGGGGAGACGAGAATTGTAAGCGTGCCCCGGGATATTGGTTATGAGGAGCTGATGGGGAAGATGAAGGAGCTTTTTGATATGGCGGCAGTTTTGAAATACCAGCAACCTGATGAGGATCTTGATGCTCTTGTCTCGGTTGTGAACGATGATGACGTGACCAATATGATGGAGGAATATGACAAGTTGGGTTCTGGGGATGGGTTCACTAGGCTTAGGATTTTTCTGTTTTCGCATCCCGACCAAGATGGTGGTTCTTCGCATTTTGTTGATGTTGATGATACTGAGAGGAGGTATGTGGATGCTTTGAATAATTTAAACGATGCTTCGGATTTTAGGAAGCAGCAGGTGGGTGAGTCGCCGACTATGAGTGCAATTGATGATATTCATTTGGCTGAACAGTTCTTTAACTCCATAAGTCTTGAGGGTGGTCTCCATAACCAGAGAAACTGTGAGATGCCTATGTCTCAGTTCAACTTGCATCACCTTACAATTCCTCATATGGGGTCGGGGCAACACCAACCTGTTGCTCAGAGGTATAATGAAATGGAGTCTCAGTGGAACCCTGCCTACTTTTCCCCTAGGCATCACGGACACCATGATGCAAGGCCGCTGGCAGAGTATCCATCTTCACCTTCATCTGCGAGGTTCCGCATGCCATTTGGGGAGTTACCAGATAAATGCATTGATAGAGTGCCTGAAGAATACAGTCGGCAGCCAGTGAATCCCCAAGCTCCATATGATCATCAACCACAAGCTTCAGATAATGTTGTATGGCTGCCAACAGGAGCTATATCCAGTGAGAAGGCAGGTTTTCCGGGTAGCATGCTTCATGGCCCCAATGTTTTTGAAGGGAATAGTATCTGTGAGCATTGCCGGATGACTTTCCATAGACATTTAGAGCAACCCAACATGGGGAATGGATTGCCTCCAGTTGCTAATCCATGTGCAGAGTGCCCCCCAGGTAGGGAGTCTTTTTTGTTGAATACAGATGCAAAAATGCAGCATGGAATATATCCAAAAGAGCACAATGATCCTCGATCTCTGTATAATGAAACTCATAATCATGAACGGGGATGGATTCTACAGCATCAGTTGAATCCTCGGGCTGAGGATGCAAGAGCTCAAATCTCTGGAGCTGGAAGGTTGAATGATCCGTACATTGTAGATGGTTCTGGCGTGAATTTTCCAGTTGCACATGGTAATTTGCCGGATAACCATCACGTGTCTTCAAATTATGTCCATCATGAAGACCCACGGTACATTCGAACTGGACCTGAGTTGGGGAATGGAGTATTCCATGACCAAGCTGTAGCTGCTGGCCCTGCTATCAATGTTCCTCCTCTGGAAGAGCGTGCTGTTCGCTATGGCAATTTGCCTTATCCTTATGGAGCTGATAATCTTTACCAAGTCTCACACGGACATGTACCTGCACATGCTTTATGGAGAAATGTTCAGAACCCAATGCATGGTGCTCCCTCTTATGAAGCATCCACTTCAACCTGTCAAGCAAATGGTTCAGTTAATCCAGGACCCATTAGGGGTACACGGGAGGGTAGTCCTAGGTTCTGTGTTGGGTTAGATAATCAAAATCCTTGGGGTGAATCATCACAGAAAATACTAGGTTTTGATGGCTCTGCTCTCCCTGATTATTCTTATGGCCATGCTACAAAATTGAACCCAAACACTCATGGTCAGGAAGGCCAACACCCATTTGCTCCAGGTCCTGTTCCATCCCCATCTGACATGTTAAAGTTTGCTGCTCCTATGGAACCATTGCATTTCACAAATTCATCTCCAACTTTAATGGATGATAAGTTTGTTGCTTCAGCCAATTTGAGTTACAATCCAGAATCAAGGGATGATAATAATGTAAATCAAACAGTTATAATGGAGGCTAAACAAGCTTTTAGAGAAGGAAAGGAAGAGATTCACATGGAGAAGGTTGAAGATAATGATATGCCAGTTACCTCCCTTCCAGAGAAAAACAATAATGCAGATAAGAAATGTGAGGTGGCATCTCTGGAGCCTGTCAACTTACCAGCTGAAGATAATGTTTTTAAACCTGTTGTCAACGATTGTGCTCCTCTTGAAGAAGATGCTAAACTGGATGTTAGCAATTTGTCTTTCTTACCAGAGTTGATTGCTTCTGTCAAAAGGGCTGCATTAGAAAGTGCTGAGGAGGTGAAAGCTAAAGTTCAAGAAAATGCTGATGCAGTGCATGCTTCATCAACTAAAGAGGCTTCAAACGAATTGGAGACAGCC acaataaaaaatgatgatctGGAGGAGATTCGGGAATTAGGTTCTGGTACGTATGGATCTGTTTACCATGGAAAATGGAAGGGGTCTGATGTAGCAATAAAGAGAATCAAAGCCAGCTGCTTTGCTGGGAGACCATCTGAAAGAGAACGTTTG ATCGCGGATTTCTGGAAGGAGGCTTTGATATTGAGTTCATTACATCATCCAAATgtcgtttccttttatggtatAGTTCGTGATGGCCCTGGTGGCTCTTTAGCAACTGTGACAGAATTCATGGTTAATGGTTCTTTGAAACAATTTTTGCAGAAAAAGGACAG GACAATAGATCGTCGGAAGAGACGCATCATAGCTATGGATGCTTCATTTGGAATGGAGTATTTACATGGCAAGAATATTGTACATTTTGACTTAAAATGTGAGAATTTATTAGTAAATATGAGAGATCCACATCGACCTGTTTGCAAG ATTGGTGACTTGGGTTTATCAAAGGTTAAACAGCATACGTTAGTATCAGGAGGTGTTCGTGGAACACTTCCTTGGATGGCACCAGAGCTTCTTAGTGGGAAAACCAACATGGTAACAGAAAAG ATTGATGTATACTCATTTGGAATTGTGATGTGGGAATTGCTTACTGGGGACGAACCTTATGCAGATATGCATTGTGCTTCTATAATTG